The following are from one region of the Pseudorasbora parva isolate DD20220531a chromosome 12, ASM2467924v1, whole genome shotgun sequence genome:
- the parp3 gene encoding protein mono-ADP-ribosyltransferase PARP3: MAPKRRATSSTKAGGKKVKEEPKAPPKDKFTSAKEALKATGSQVKSTRNPDSFCHLSNAEVHEDYDCMLNQTNIGNNNNKFYVIQILVSGGKYYCWTRWGRVGESGQNSLAGPSTADAAVKSFEKKFKEKTKNNWSDRENFVSHSGKYTLIEVDGDQDAEVKVDTVDGGDVKVKSEQHVLSCTLDKATQRLIRFIFDNDMFKEAMSSMNLDIKKMPLGKLSKQQIAKGFEALEEIEAAIKKGERNKLEELTNKFFTIIPHNFGRNRPPIISDDSILQGKKEMLLVLADIEVAQSLKAESEKATEEMKDTVPHPVDQNYQSLKCKLSLLDKKSKEYKIIEKYLNATGREGLTLVDVWEVDRNTEAERFKENDALENRKLLWHGTSVAVVAAILKSGLRIMPHSGGRVGRGIYFASENIKSAGYVHPSNNIGIMFLNEVALGKEYTITKDDCSLRKAPAGYDSVVARGSQEPDPSKNAFIEFDGKKVSVPQGKAIKQQQYEGSSFYNSEYLIYKESQCRIRYLLELKFNCY; this comes from the exons ATGGCACCTAAGAGAAGGGCAACATCAAGCACCAAAGCTGGAGGGAAGAAGGTAAAGGAGGAGCCTAAAGCTCCACCAAAGGACAAGTTCACCTCTGCCAAAGAGGCTCTGAAGGCAACAGGATCGCAGGTGAAGAGCACGAGGAACCCTGACAGCTTCTGTCATCTATCAAATGCTGAG GTTCACGAAGATTACGACTGTATGCTAAACCAAACTAACATCGGaaacaacaataacaaattCTATGTAATCCAAATCTTAGTGTCTGGAGGGAAGTACTATTGCTGGACAAGATGGGGCAGAGTG GGAGAGTCAGGGCAAAACAGTTTAGCTGGTCCATCTACCGCTGATGCAGCCGTTAAGAGTTTCGAAAAGAAATTCAAAGAGAAGACCAAGAATAATTGGAGCGATCGAGAAAACTTTGTCTCGCATTCTGGGAAGTACACATTGATAGAGGTAGATGGGGACCAGGATGCAGAAGTGAAG GTTGACACTGTAGACGGTGGAGATGTGAAGGTGAAAAGCGAACAGCACGTTCTGTCTTGTACATTGGATAAGGCAACTCAAAGACTCATCCGATTCATCTTCGACAATGACATGTTCAAAGAAGCCATGTCCAGCATGAACCTGG ATATTAAGAAGATGCCTTTGGGGAAACTCAGCAAGCAGCAGATAGCCAAAGGCTTTGAGgctttggaggagattgaagcCGCAATAAAAAAGGGGGAACGGAACAAGTTAGAAGAACTCACCAACAAATTCTTCACCATTATTCCTCATAACTTTGGCCGCAACAGACCCCCTATCATCTCTGATGATTCTATTCTTCAGGGAAAAAAGGAGATGCTTTTG GTTCTTGCAGACATCGAGGTTGCCCAGAGTCTTAAAGCAGAATCAGAGAAAGCTACAGAAGAAATGAAGGACACGGTGCCTCATCCAGTTGACCAAAATTACCAGTCTCTGAAATGCAAACTAAGTTTGCTGGATAAGAAATCGAAGGAATATAAG ATAATTGAGAAGTACCTGAATGCCACTGGACGTGAAGGACTCACTTTAGTAGACGTCTGGGAAGTTGACAGAAATACAGAG GCTGAGCGCTTCAAGGAAAATGATGCTTTGGAGAACCGGAAGCTGCTTTGGCATGGAACAAGCGTGGCAGTGGTTGCAGCCATTCTGAAGAGCGGCCTTCGTATTATGCCCCATTCTGGTGGACGTGTGGGCAGGGGAATCTATTTTGCCTCTGAAAACATAAAATCTGCTGGCTATG TGCATCCATCCAACAACATCGGCATTATGTTTCTAAATGAAGTTGCTTTGGGAAAAGAGTACACCATCACAAAGGATGACTGCAGCTTAAGGAAGGCCCCCGCTGGATATGACAGCGTAGTTGCACGCGGGAGCCAAGAACCAG ATCCTTCAAAAAATGCCTTCATTGAGTTTGATGGTAAAAAGGTGTCGGTTCCTCAGGGAAAAGCCATAAAACAGCAGCAGTACGAAGGAAGTTCCTTCTACAACAGTGAGTATCTGATCTATAAGGAGAGCCAGTGTCGCATCAGATACCTCCTGGAGTTGAAGTTCAATTGTTACTAG
- the gpr61l gene encoding probable G-protein coupled receptor — translation MEKALPGLMLGLLTNHTTPNDTSGQRTTTKPTPPSMEEVIHSESQIKDLVGLFCMVTLNLAALLGNSGVMVAIARAPHMKKYVFVCHLCAVDLLCAILLMPLGIVSSSPFFSTVAFTVLECQVYIFLNVFLICASILTVTAISIERYYYIVHPMRYEVKMTLNLALGVMVFIWVKSILLALVTLLGWPAYGNQSSIAAAHCSLHWSHSSLRKVFAILFSVFCFLLPAVVIFAVYCNVYKVARTAARQRVPLPSWTANQAKRRSDSINSQTTIITTTRSLPQRLSPERVFGGGKAAITLVVIVGQFLICWLPYFIFHLYMSITTPLQSPGDIEEAVTWLAYSSFAVNPFFYGLLNRQIREELIKLRKCCASRPVELRASSHEGSMQENFLQFLQRTSSTAETTRPSCGNSSPRNTVDQGARLPGQIPEE, via the coding sequence ATGGAGAAAGCTCTGCCAGGTCTGATGCTGGGTCtcctgaccaatcacacaactCCAAATGACACGTCCGGCCAGCGGACCACAACCAAGCCTACCCCTCCCAGCATGGAGGAGGTCATCCACTCGGAATCTCAGATTAAGGATCTTGTTGGGCTGTTTTGCATGGTGACCCTTAACCTGGCAGCACTACTGGGCAACAGCGGAGTCATGGTGGCCATTGCCCGAGCTCCTCATATGAAAAaatatgtgtttgtttgtcaTCTTTGTGCAGTCGACTTGCTTTGTGCTATATTGTTGATGCCACTTGGGATAGTGTCTAGTTCTCCGTTCTTTAGCACTGTAGCGTTTACCGTTCTGGAGTGCCAGGTGTACATCTTTTTAAACGTGTTCCTCATCTGTGCCTCTATTCTTACTGTGACTGCGATCAGTATTGAACGCTACTACTATATTGTTCATCCTATGCGATACGAGGTAAAGATGACTCTAAACCTTGCGCTTGGTGTGATGGTCTTCATTTGGGTCAAATCCATCTTGCTGGCTTTGGTTACACTTCTCGGTTGGCCAGCGTATGGGAACCAGAGCTCAATTGCAGCGGCCCATTGCTCTTTACACTGGAGCCACAGTAGCCTCCGGAAGGTTTTTGCTATTCTCTTCAGCGTGTTCTGCTTCTTGCTGCCTGCTGTAGTGATTTTTGCAGTATATTGCAATGTATACAAAGTCGCACGGACAGCTGCCCGTCAGCGCGTACCACTGCCCAGCTGGACGGCCAACCAAGCTAAGCGTCGCTCGGATTCCATCAACAGCCAGACCACTATCATCACCACCACCCGCAGCCTGCCCCAGAGATTGTCTCCTGAGAGAGTCTTTGGTGGCGGAAAGGCCGCTATCACCCTGGTTGTCATTGTGGGCCAGTTTCTTATCTGCTGGCTCCCATACTTTATTTTCCACCTTTATATGTCTATCACCACTCCACTTCAGAGCCCAGGGGACATCGAAGAAGCTGTCACGTGGCTTGCGTATTCCTCGTTTGCTGTGAACCCGTTCTTCTACGGACTTCTGAACCGACAGATCCGCGAGGAACTGAtcaaactgagaaaatgttgCGCCAGTAGGCCTGTTGAACTTCGAGCCTCCAGTCATGAAGGTTCCATGCAGGAAAACTTTCTTCAGTTTCTACAAAGGACCAGCAGCACGGCTGAGACCACCAGACCCAGTTGTGGCAATTCCAGTCCGAGAAATACTGTGGACCAGGGTGCCAGGTTACCTGGCCAGATCCCTGAGGAATGA